Part of the candidate division WOR-3 bacterium genome is shown below.
TACCGCTGGGCAATGCACGAATAATGATTACCGTAAAAGATAAGAAAACAAATACTCCTCTGCGCAATGCCCTTGTATGTTTGATGAAAGGCAATGAATCATATGCTTCAGGATATACCGATGCGAGTGGTTCAATATTTTTAAAAACCAATGCCTTGATTCCAGGAAATTTTGACCTAACCATAACATGCCATAATTATCTGCCAGTTGAATCAACAATCCCGGTAATGAATGGCGCATATATTAATTTTGGAGGATGGAACATAAACGATATTTTTGGCAATAATGACCATATCGCAAACCCGGGTGAAAATATTCTACTTCCAACAAAAATAATTAACTGCAGTAGTATTATAGCAAGAAATATTCAATTAACAATTTCAGCGAATGATACATTAGTCCTGGTTTTTGATAGTACTGCATTTATTGATTCATTACTACCAAATGACTCAACAACCATAGACAATGCATTTGCAATAAGAATAAGAGATTTTGCTCAAAATGGCAATTGTGCTACATTCAATCTAAGAATAGTTTTCAACAATGATACCCTGATTTTTAGACCTAACATCCTTATTGGAATGCCGCAATTGAAGATTGAGCAAACCGATATTAGAACTTTACCTGCCATACCCGGACAGATAGAATCATTGTATATAAATTTAAAAAATTCAGGCTATGGTGCTGGGCATTCGGTCCGGTCAGGATTATCATCCCTTGACCCCTATGGATTTGTGCTAATTGATACCGTGCGCTATGGTGAAATTCCGCCTGAGTCAATAAAAAGTGCCCCAGAACCATTTGTGATATATATAAGTCCATTCTGCCCACTGCCTCATATTTCTAAGTTTTTATTGAATATCCACTCGGAAAATTTATGTTTTACCGACACAGTCTCAATATTGATTGGCGAAACTGGATTTTTTGATGATATGGAATCCGGGGCCAATCTCTGGACAACCGATGGAATAAACAACTTATGGCATATTTCACAGAGAAGATATTTTTCACAATCACATTCCTGGTATTGTGGCAATGAAAACACTGGTCAATATGTCAATAATATGAACTGTTACATCCAGACCATACCGTTTATGATCCATAAAAATTCTCTACTAAAATTCTATCGCTGGTTCAATGTGCCCATCTATGGGAGTGATGGAATCTATGTGATTGTTCTCCATAATAATAATGCGGATACCCTTGATTTCATCGGCACCGGCGGTGCCCTCCAAAACCGGCCGATCAATAGTGATTGGTTCTGTGAGAAATATTTACTTGATGATTACTCTTCCGGTGACTCCATTCAGATTCGCATTGCCTTTGTCAGCGATAATGATGGGCATACGGGAGAAGGTTTTTATATAGATGATTTCAGTGTTGAATACCAAACCGCTGTTGAAGAAAGTATAATTGAAGCGTCCGGGCAAAAATTAAAACTCGAAGTCTTACCAAATCCATTCCAGAATCAATGTGTGATTAAATTTCACATTTCCGATTTCAAATTTCCCCAAATTGATGATGTAGGGCAAGGCTTCAGCCTTGCGGTTTATGATGTTGTAGGCAGACTTGTTAAATCATTTAACCTGTCCTTTTACATCTCAAACCATGCATCCAATATTGTATGGGATGGTAAAGATGATGCAGGTCGTAAACTTCCTGCCGGAATCTACTTTATTCAACTGGAAGCAGGAAATAAGAAAGAAATACAAAAAGTTATATTACTTCGCTAAATATCAACTTTTTTCTGCTTTTTTCACTTTATCACGATCAGTCTTCTGCTTGTAATTTCCGTTTCTGACTTTAATACAAGAAAATAAGTTCCCGATGGCAATTCACGGACATCAATTCTTATATTATATTCTCCTGTTGGTTTAACACCATTCCAGGCATTCAGTACTAATTGTCCCAATGAATTGTAGAGATTTAAAGTAACATAGGAAGGTTCTTTTAAAATAAAATGTACCATTGCCTCGTCTTTAACCGGATTCGGTTTTATACAAAGGTTATTAACCTTTGAGCTGAATAAAGAACCTTCGTGAATACCCAACCTCCAGTTCAAATTCCAATAAGTCTGCATTCGGTGGTCAAGCAGGACGATTTCGGTATCGGGCATTGAATGGTTATATCTATCCCAGTATGTTAACATAACTCCCAATATAATGGTGGCGCTGGAATCAGGCATCAGCTGGAACGGTCCACTTGCCATCAAAAACCGCTGGTCATCGGGTTGGGGGACTACTGTATCATAAGGAACATATTGCCCATTGTTATAATCATATCCGGCAAGGGCTAAATATCGTTGATTATCATAATACGGATCGCTTACCAGGGTAAATCTCTTGTATGCTGTCAATCCCATCTGGGGATTCTCCGATGGATCACGCCAGTCCGGAACACCATCGTTGTCAATATCCCATTGACTTGGCGGCACATTATTCCAATAATAAATACTATCCCGCTCATACTGGTCTACAATACCATCGTTATCTTTATCCTGCCCCCATTGTAAATCAAATGGTGTCTGCAATAAATCAAAGCCGATTGTGCCAACATCACTCCAGCCTGGTTCATCTGCAAGTTGATACTGAAATGCAAGATTATCAACCCAGATTGATTCGCCATTTACTACATACCATTTTCCAACGATTGCATAGCAAATGTCATTAGCATTAGTCCCTGCCTCATTTCCAATGTCACAATCAGCACAATATCCGAAATATAGATTCTTAATCGGTTTGTGCAGCACATTCTTTATTTCAAATTTCAAAAACACCATATCCGCAAGCAAAGGATCACTCCAGACATAGACGGTTTGATAGACTCCAATGCCGATTGGTTTTGTATCATTTGGCATATGATATGTTGAATCACAATCATTATAACAACACCAGGAATCCTGGTCTGATAATGGTTCCTGTGGAGCCATGGGAAAACTATCGAAAGGTGCGGGCCAGGGGTCTGGATACATATAGATTATTACACAAGGTGCACCCGGGTCCTGTCCGTATAAACCCGGAACAAATTCAGATTCTCCGCCATGGGTTCCATAACCAATTGTCACCATTGTATCGCAGGTTATAGAGTCAATGGCACCAACCCATATCCCTGAGCCAAAAATATAACCCTGACCACTTCCTTTAGGCCAGTAACAGGGCATTCCCAAATGTCCATAATTTGTTATTCCGAATTCAATATTATTTATGTTATGGATCTTATGGTCCCATTGCCGACTCCCAATAAGAGAAGGTCCATTATAAATGGTTAACATAAAGAAGACAATTATACCCATAAAACCTCCTTTGTATTATTATACCCTTGTTTTGTGAAATTTTTGTGAAATTTTAGAATCTTTCATTCTTCTTCAATTATTCTAAACTCAGTCCGCCGATTCTTTGCCATTCCTTCTTCGGTGTTATTCGGCGCAATCGGTTGGGTATCGGCATAACCCCGGGCAATCAACCGCTCGGGTGCGATATTAAATTTCTCAATAAGATATTTTCTTACCGCCTCAGCCCGTGCCAGGGATAATTCCCAATTGGAAGGAAATTCCGCGGTGTTTATCTCTCTTGGGTCAGTATGGCCACTTAATTCCACTTTTATATCAGGATTATCCAGTAAAATTTTGCCTGCTTCATCAAGGAATGGTAAAAATTCTGGTTTCAAATCCGCTTTGCCCGTATCAAAATTTACTCCCCTTAATACTATCTTCTCCCGTTTTTTAATGAGATAAATTTCTTTTTCCGTTAGTCTGTTTGGTTCCACAACGACCGAACAGGTCTGGGCAATATATCTTGGGTCTTTTCCTGAAACCGTTAAAACATAAACACCTGCAGGGAGGTTGCGTAAGACGAATGAACCGGAGAGAGAATCATTATCAATTGTGCCATAGGCATTTCCTTTATATGAAATAGTGGCACCGATTGGCTTTTTTGTCACCGCATCAAAGACAATTCCTCGCAGAATTCCGAATTTTGTTTTATAGAGAGTGATTATCTTCTCTGTCTTACCTTCAGGCTCAACAAAGATTGAATCCACATTCTGGGGATAACCAGGGACAAATGTAGTGATGATCAATCCACCAGAACCAATATTTTTAAATTCAATCTTCCCTGATTTATCGGTCTGAAAACTACCCTGTTTTATGCCAGTGAGGCTTATATTGGCAGTGAGCGGCTCTTTTGTGTCGCCATCAATAACCAAAATTTTCAAAAGATTTGTTG
Proteins encoded:
- a CDS encoding C25 family cysteine peptidase, with amino-acid sequence MLIFFFLITETYLGQFVLDPNQLQFIPNGNFLKLRIPGWEITDEVGAPELPTTTIKIALPLGAQIKSVEVIATEKKELKLTSDISFTAPPTILCMEVKKISAPNKNIYQSPKPYPEKIIFLKGSGVFNNHQICELVVVPFQYLPLARKIIIHTSIKFAIHYEGGNPAIARDDLLQQLVVNPVTVKEKKVLEDLHEFQYLIITESPMDTVFQRLAAWKRKKGVPAQVRNVSWIINHYPGEDSAAKLRNYLKTLVDSGTIYVLLGGDVDYIPCRFAYAMTCSANIYPGREDTMPCDLYYADLQGNWDRDNDRSYGEIEDSIDLYPDLIVGRAPVNTIPEAQRFVEKVLTYEKNPPFEYLDNALFTAEVLWHDPYTDQGVHKNKIGNESFPNYFEITKLYQSLGNETKEAVMQAIRNGQNLINHDGHGWINLISVGGWPHRIYNVDFDTITNGPRYGILYSIGCWTNAFDSASVSEAFVNSPNGGGVAFIGNSSYGWGSPGNPGFGYSDRFDSRFFYSLLKEDNYHLGEALAMAKAHFIPYSREENVYRWHQYQLNLLGDPELPVWTKIPDTMLVFAPSYLPLGNARIMITVKDKKTNTPLRNALVCLMKGNESYASGYTDASGSIFLKTNALIPGNFDLTITCHNYLPVESTIPVMNGAYINFGGWNINDIFGNNDHIANPGENILLPTKIINCSSIIARNIQLTISANDTLVLVFDSTAFIDSLLPNDSTTIDNAFAIRIRDFAQNGNCATFNLRIVFNNDTLIFRPNILIGMPQLKIEQTDIRTLPAIPGQIESLYINLKNSGYGAGHSVRSGLSSLDPYGFVLIDTVRYGEIPPESIKSAPEPFVIYISPFCPLPHISKFLLNIHSENLCFTDTVSILIGETGFFDDMESGANLWTTDGINNLWHISQRRYFSQSHSWYCGNENTGQYVNNMNCYIQTIPFMIHKNSLLKFYRWFNVPIYGSDGIYVIVLHNNNADTLDFIGTGGALQNRPINSDWFCEKYLLDDYSSGDSIQIRIAFVSDNDGHTGEGFYIDDFSVEYQTAVEESIIEASGQKLKLEVLPNPFQNQCVIKFHISDFKFPQIDDVGQGFSLAVYDVVGRLVKSFNLSFYISNHASNIVWDGKDDAGRKLPAGIYFIQLEAGNKKEIQKVILLR
- a CDS encoding T9SS type A sorting domain-containing protein; protein product: MGIIVFFMLTIYNGPSLIGSRQWDHKIHNINNIEFGITNYGHLGMPCYWPKGSGQGYIFGSGIWVGAIDSITCDTMVTIGYGTHGGESEFVPGLYGQDPGAPCVIIYMYPDPWPAPFDSFPMAPQEPLSDQDSWCCYNDCDSTYHMPNDTKPIGIGVYQTVYVWSDPLLADMVFLKFEIKNVLHKPIKNLYFGYCADCDIGNEAGTNANDICYAIVGKWYVVNGESIWVDNLAFQYQLADEPGWSDVGTIGFDLLQTPFDLQWGQDKDNDGIVDQYERDSIYYWNNVPPSQWDIDNDGVPDWRDPSENPQMGLTAYKRFTLVSDPYYDNQRYLALAGYDYNNGQYVPYDTVVPQPDDQRFLMASGPFQLMPDSSATIILGVMLTYWDRYNHSMPDTEIVLLDHRMQTYWNLNWRLGIHEGSLFSSKVNNLCIKPNPVKDEAMVHFILKEPSYVTLNLYNSLGQLVLNAWNGVKPTGEYNIRIDVRELPSGTYFLVLKSETEITSRRLIVIK
- a CDS encoding PorV/PorQ family protein; protein product: MIIFFYFFTVFSQNDIGTTMYPLLKIGVGPRPVAMGEAFVGLADDITALYWNPAGISVLKDLKFFASHHEWFQNIRDEFLIFGMPGFDGYLAISGIYSSNKDVEIWDENNNPLGTGNLWSGIFTIGYGRNLKEKADYGFALKTMIEDLYEQRLYDLAFDVGGKLIVNKDIQIGGSIKNLSYKTNLPSEMKIGGVYQGLKNLNILLDLNLPLDNIIRVNLGIEYNFNPIFSLRAGWRSGPYSISELGIGSGFTTGFGIRYADLQFDYAFVPYGKLGITHRIGLSGSLGIVKPTNLLKILVIDGDTKEPLTANISLTGIKQGSFQTDKSGKIEFKNIGSGGLIITTFVPGYPQNVDSIFVEPEGKTEKIITLYKTKFGILRGIVFDAVTKKPIGATISYKGNAYGTIDNDSLSGSFVLRNLPAGVYVLTVSGKDPRYIAQTCSVVVEPNRLTEKEIYLIKKREKIVLRGVNFDTGKADLKPEFLPFLDEAGKILLDNPDIKVELSGHTDPREINTAEFPSNWELSLARAEAVRKYLIEKFNIAPERLIARGYADTQPIAPNNTEEGMAKNRRTEFRIIEEE